The Paramixta manurensis region ATCTTTCTTTTCTATGCCATTTTTCTGCAAGAAATCAAAATATTGCGCTACGCGATCGTCAGCCTGTTTTTTCGCTTCCGCCGCGTCCTTCGAAGAGACATTGACTTCAATCGCCAGCGTAGCGATATCCGGTGTGGCATCCACGCTCGCCTGACCAGAAGTGACAACATGCGGGCCATTTGGCAACTCATCCGCCTGTGCGGCCAAGGGTAGCGTTCCTAATCCCATCATTGCGGCTAAAGCCAGCGCTTTTAATTTCACGAAAGGTCCTCCATGAAGACAAATTAACGGTTCTGTGATGCCAACGCGAAATGCGGGGGAGCAGTATCATCTCTCCTCGCTATCTGAGACTGATCGCGTTAGCACGACATATTGTCACACCGACAGGAATGCCAATATGCGTGATGTTCTGAGTGTTCATTTTGGCAAAAGTTTCTTTTTTTTGCCGCTTTTTACCTTACTTTTCATTCAGGATGGCAAAAATCAGGTTAACCCCTGATGCGCCAAATTGAACGCAATTCCCCACATAATAAGACCAACAATCAAATTGATCATCCGCTGCGCTTTGGCGGTACGCAACGCCGGCGAGAGCCAGGCCGCCAGTAAAGCCAGGCCAAAAAACCAGATAAACGAAGCGCTGACCGTTCCCAGCGCAAACCAACGGCGGGCTTCAGTCGGTAACTGACCGCCAAGACTCCCCAACACAACAAAGGTATCCAGATAGACATGTGGATTAAGCCAAGTCACCGCCATCATGGTCGCGATAATGCGCCAGCGCCCCTGCTTCAGCGTTTCTGCTGACGCTAACGCCACGTCACCGCTGAACGCCGTACGCAACGCGCCCCAGCCATACCACAGCAAGAAGACCACCCCACCCCAAGTGACCAGGCTGAGCAATAATGGCGACTGATTCAACAACGCGCTGCCACCAAAGACACCGGCACAAATCAGCACTACATCGCTCAATGTACACAGGGCGGCAGTCATTAAATGATACTGGCGGCGAACGCCTTGATTCATCACGAAAGCATTTTGTGGACCCAGCGGTAAAATTAGCGCTGCGCCTAGCGCAAACCCTTGAAAATAAAAAGCCAACACAGAATATCTTCCCATCAGAGGTAACAATGCGAAGCAGTGTATAGCGTGCCGGTTATTAGCGGAAATGGAAAAATTTAATCAGCCATCAGTAAAGCTAATTAAAAGAAGGTGTGGGTTAACATTCCCCCGGCCAGGCAAGCCGGGGGACGAGCGTTATTGTCCCGGCAGTACCGGCGGCTGAGTTTCCGGTTGTGGTTCCTGTTTATCTAACGCAGTCTGATGCAGGTGCACATCCATCTGTGGATAAGGAATACCAATCCCCGCCTCATCAAGGGCACCTTTAAAGTTTTTCATCAAATCCCAGAAAACATTTTGCAGGTCGCCGCTGTTACTCCAGCAACGCACCACAAAATTGAGCGACGAGGGCGCCATGGCATTAAGCCCTATCTGTATCCCGCGATCTTGCAGCACGCGTGAATCAGCCTCTACCACTTTACGCAGTAAGCTAATTACCTGTTCGACGTCGGCATCATAGGACACACCGATCACAAACTCATTCTGCCGCACCGGTTCGCGTGAAAAGTTAATGATGTTCCCGGCGATAATTTTACCATTCGGCACCACCACCATTTTGCCGTCTGAACTGCGTAGCGTGGTGGAAAAAATCTGCACCTGCAGTACCGTACCGGTCACGCCGCCCAGATCGACAAACTCTCCGGCGCGGAAGGGACGGAAGGTTACCAGCAGCACCCCGGCCGCAAGGTTAGAAAGCGAGCCCTGCAACGCCAAACCAATGGCCAAACCGGCAGCACCCAATACGGCAATCACCGATGCGGTTTGAACCCCGACACGCCCCAGCGCGGCAATCAACGTAAAAGCGATGACACCATAACGCACCAACGCGGAAAGGAAGTCGGCAACCGTGGCATCAATATGGCGGGCCCGTAGTAACCTGTTTACCCCGTTAGAAATCACGCGCGCGACGATCATACCAACGATAATAATAGCGATAGCGGCGATGATATTTACCGCATAGCTGAGCAATAGCGCCTGGTTACGTACCAGCCAGCCGCCCGCGTGGTTAATACTATTGACGACGTTTAAATCTTCCATTTATTGATCCCGTGTTGATCCCAAATGGGGAAATGACAACCATTGCCGACCAGATGTCGACAATCCGTTAACAAAGCGTAATCAACAATCACGGGCTCTGCCAAATAAGCGGCGAAATTGCTTAACCTTTTTCCGAAAAGCCGCATAAAAAAAGGCCCCGCAGGGCCTTAAATTTTATTTCGTGATATTACAGAACGTCGATAGCGTTCAATTCTTTGAACGCTTGTTCCAGACGCACAATCATTGAAGATTGAGCGGAGCGCAGCCAAACACGCGGATCGTAATATTTCTTGTTCGGCTTATCTTCGCCTTCCGGGTTGCCCAACTGGGCTTGCAGATAGCCTTCATTCTTTTTGTAGTACTGCAGGATACCGTCCCAGGTCGCCCATTGGGTGTCGGTATCAATGTTCATTTTGATTACGCCGTAGCTGATAGACTCTTCGATTTCGGCTGCGGAAGAACCTGAACCGCCGTGGAATACAAAATCCAGCGCGTTATGCGGCAGATTATGTTTTTTGCTCACGAATTCTTGGGAGTTTTTCAGGATTTTCGGCGTCAGTTGAACGTTACCCGGTTTGTATACGCCGTGAACGTTACCGAAAGAGGCCGCGATGGTGAAACGCGGGCTGATAGCGTTCAGTTTTTCATAGGCATAATCGACATCTTCCGGCTGAGTGTACAGCGCGGAGCTATCCATATGGCTGTTGTCCACGCCATCTTCTTCACCGCCGGTGCAACCCAGTTCGATTTCCAGCGTCATATTGAGCTTGGACATACGAGTCAGGTATTTGCTGCAAATTTCGATGTTTTCTTCCAGTGACTCTTCAGACAGGTCAATCATGTGGGAAGAGAACAGCGGCTTACCGGTTTTCGCAAAGTGCGCTTCGCCCGCATCCAGCAAACCATCAATCCACGGCAGCAATTTTTTCGCGCAGTGGTCAGTA contains the following coding sequences:
- the argO gene encoding arginine exporter ArgO — translated: MLAFYFQGFALGAALILPLGPQNAFVMNQGVRRQYHLMTAALCTLSDVVLICAGVFGGSALLNQSPLLLSLVTWGGVVFLLWYGWGALRTAFSGDVALASAETLKQGRWRIIATMMAVTWLNPHVYLDTFVVLGSLGGQLPTEARRWFALGTVSASFIWFFGLALLAAWLSPALRTAKAQRMINLIVGLIMWGIAFNLAHQGLT
- the mscS gene encoding small-conductance mechanosensitive channel MscS, translating into MEDLNVVNSINHAGGWLVRNQALLLSYAVNIIAAIAIIIVGMIVARVISNGVNRLLRARHIDATVADFLSALVRYGVIAFTLIAALGRVGVQTASVIAVLGAAGLAIGLALQGSLSNLAAGVLLVTFRPFRAGEFVDLGGVTGTVLQVQIFSTTLRSSDGKMVVVPNGKIIAGNIINFSREPVRQNEFVIGVSYDADVEQVISLLRKVVEADSRVLQDRGIQIGLNAMAPSSLNFVVRCWSNSGDLQNVFWDLMKNFKGALDEAGIGIPYPQMDVHLHQTALDKQEPQPETQPPVLPGQ
- the fbaA gene encoding class II fructose-bisphosphate aldolase; protein product: MSKIFDFVKPGVVTGDDVQKIFKVAKENKFALPAVNCVGTDSINAVLETAAKVKAPVIIQFSNGGAAFIAGKGLKSDKPQAAAILGAISGAHHVHQMAEHYGVPVILHTDHCAKKLLPWIDGLLDAGEAHFAKTGKPLFSSHMIDLSEESLEENIEICSKYLTRMSKLNMTLEIELGCTGGEEDGVDNSHMDSSALYTQPEDVDYAYEKLNAISPRFTIAASFGNVHGVYKPGNVQLTPKILKNSQEFVSKKHNLPHNALDFVFHGGSGSSAAEIEESISYGVIKMNIDTDTQWATWDGILQYYKKNEGYLQAQLGNPEGEDKPNKKYYDPRVWLRSAQSSMIVRLEQAFKELNAIDVL